A window of Candidatus Nitrospira allomarina genomic DNA:
AAAAAAACGGCCAACAAAAGAGCTCAGAAACTACCCATTCTGTATATCCCGCCCTCATTCTTTCGCTGCCATCGGACAGGAGGCTATCAAACAAATTTCAACACGTTCCCTTACACTTCGGTATGAGCTGTCTATATCAACTATAATTTATAATTGCTCTCAGGCGGTTTTCATAATCGCCTGAACCCTCTCACAGACATATTCTGAAAAAGGGATAGAGCATGTAAATCCAGGAGAAACCGCATTTAAAATATGCATGGATTTGTCATCTCCTTCAAGGACAAAATCCATTTGGAGGCTCTTCTCCTTCATATTAACCAGTTGTGCTCTTATCCCTGGTCTTCCCCAGGAGGTATACTGCCCTGGCTGCACCCCATCGATCAAAGCAGAAATTAAAGTGACCAGATGGCTGCGAGAGTATTTTCTCAACTCCTGAAAGGCCAGTTTTTTAAAGTCAAAATTAGAAAATCCTATAAGATGCATTTGCCTTAAAGTGAGATCCATACACTCCTGAACGCTAAAGTTCTCAAATCCGGAATATTGTTCCCGCCAAAAAGCAGGAATCGCCGTTGGTCCAATCTTAGCTTTGCCCTCCGAGGTGACAGTAACATGGACTCCGAGAAACGGATTCCGCAAATCTGGAACTGGATAAATGTTTGTTCGGATGGCTCCTATTGGCTCATTCGAGTAGAGGTAGAGTCCTTTAAATGGAAGAATTTTATAATCCTCAGAAAAACCGAAATCCTTTGCAATTTTGTCTGCATACAGACCGGCCGCATTAATGAGATACCCGACTTTAAAGTCACCGGCTGACGTAAAAATTCCCTCCCGGGTTTTTTTGAGATACTGAACGCCGCAACGAACTTCTACCCCCTCCTGAATGGCATCGCTAGTCATTGATTGTAAAACTTTAGTAGGGTCCACCGTTGATGTTGTTGGGGAGAACAGGGCTCGCTGGCAAGTTTTCACACGGGGCTCAATAGCTTTGGCTTCCTCCTCGGTAATGGCGTGTAAATCAATGTCGTTTATTTTTCCTCGCCTGAGAAGTTCGTCGAGAGCTGGGTGTTCGCTACAATCTTTGGCAACAACGAGCTTTCCACACCTATTCATCGGTATCTGCTTGGATTCACAATATTCCGTCAGCCGTTTATTTCCAAGTCGTGTAAATTTGGCTTTCAGGCTTTCAGGCGAATAATAAAAACCAGCGTGCAACACCCCGCTATTCCGACCGCTGGCGTGAGCGCCACAGTGATTTTCCTTTTCAATGATAGTCACGGTCGCATCGGAAAACTGCCGTTTCAGGTTTCGGGCTATGTTAATGCCAATGATTCCGCCACCAATGACCAGAAAGTCTGAGGTTGCCATTTTTTACCTACAGCAAATTCGCGAAGAGTTATTAAGCCCTTAAAACCTGACTAAATTGACCCTATGAAAGGATGGCAACGACCTGTTTACCATTTAAAATAAAATAAATCAGGGGAAGAAAATTATCGGGACAGCTTTGGCCGGGGCCATCATAGGGGATTGAATTATAAAACAGGTCATCCTTAACCTTCTACAGGGGGAAAAAAGAAAAGGTGAATCGCATTTTTGTCAGACCATCCGGTTCAGTTGTTCTAAATTCTTGCTTGGCATTTTCAGTCCTCCTAAAAAAAACCGAAAACCCGGAATGCATTTCTAAATTATGGCATTTTCATCAATTTTATTAGGAATATAAAACGACTTCACTGTTTGTTTTTGAGTATGAAAATTCAACGCAAGTGTCAAAATTGGACAAGCTGCCGCCATCCCCAGCTAACTGAGTTAATCTGCTTATCGTCAAATTTTCCTGTTCCAACAAATATCGAAATTATTCAGACATCAAGAAGGACAAAATGAGAGTATTCTATAAAACACGCTACAAGCATTTCTTAATTCAATTTATTTACTATCCAAGGATCTATACCCTGAAATAGCTGCTTGTTCCTTAAAGTTTTCAATTAACCCTGCAGCTACTTAGCCTAATTTATTTGTACGCGTTTTCAAACCAGAAGCAAAAATCAAGGAAAAGTCGAGGATTATATTTTTGTTTTTGGAGGAACCTATTGGCTAGATTTATATTGGTCTTATTTTAAAGACTTTATTCCCTATAATGGCCAAATTAGGCAATGCAATTCTCATTACAACACCACACAATCGCGAGCAAGAACCATACGAATTTGGAATGCGACGGAGCAGTGCGACTCGTTGCGCCCCCTATAGTTTTTGATCAAAAATTACCTCAAAGCCATGAAAAGGTCTTTTATGAATACGAAATATTTGTCCAGATTCCAAGGAAGCTGAAGGGGGGAGAATAAATCCATTGTGAACTCTCTCCTTAATTGAGTCAATGATTTCTTCTTCCACGACTGCGGGGCCCATGCCAAAATTGACCACCCTCATAGCCCCATGAGCATAATTCACTTTCCGGTATCCGGTCTTCATGTTAACTCTTAAAAAAAATACCCTGGGAATAAATACTTCTCCCCTCACCTTGAGCTTAACAATGAGTTGATTTCAATTCCCGTAAACGCGGACAATAGGATTCAAGCCCAAGCAATCGTTGATTGTACTCCGCTACGTCTTCCTGACGGGCTATACATATGAACGAGATACCACTTAGAGTCAGACATTTTATCTTTTGTTCCTTACATCAGATCATATCAGAAAATTCAACTAACTCAACGTCTTACTTGTGGTTTTCCTTACCGAATTTTCCGGCAATCATTCGGCAACCAGCTGCTTTCAGCAGTTCCCAGGTCAGGCTAGTGGCTTGGAGCGGACAAAAGGATGTATTATGCGCTCTGGCTTTTGAACACGGCACTGAATCTTTTATCACAACACGATATGCCTAGGGGGGAAATGGATGTCGCCCACTGTCCCTATACCTGGCATTTGAGCAGTGACCGCTGGCTGGCTCGCCCTGTGGGATAGATCTTTACATTTCTGCTCTTGGTATTAATAAACAATAAAGAGGGAACATGGTCGGTGTGAGTTTGTTGTTGTGTTAAAAAATCAGAGAGGCCTCGTTGCCATCTAGACCATTGTGGTGTAGCGCAACGAGATCCGAAGGTAACCGAGGATCCTTCTGGCCACTCAATAAAAGTCGTCATGGGTTTGTCAGGCCCATGATTCGGTGAACCCAATTCGTAGGTTTTCGGTTCCACGACTCGATTATTGATAAACTCGAAACCGTCGTGGGGATCGACAAGCCAAGAAAAAGGCCCTAAGTATCAAATTTCAAACCGGAATCAGAAACCCTTCTTCTTCAATGATGGGCTCGACAATAAAGACTGTCTATCCCTGGGTCACGGCCTCAATGACACTGAGATGATATATAGGTTTCAGCCCACCCTTCCTTCCAAATAGATGCTGACCTATATAGGGCAAAAGAGGCATTGCGCATGAATTACTTATTTCAGAAAAGTATTACTTCCTAAGCTTGGATTCCTTTACAATTTATAATAAGCTAATCACAACAAGATGATTGCCTTAGTCAAAGGTTATCATTCTTGGAGAAAGACTCATCAAATCCAGATAAAGTTAATCGCCGACCCTACCGAATTACCTAACGGTCCCAACTCTGAAGAAACTCAAGATGGAGCGATCAACTTAGTAGGAGGTCCACAGATGAACAAGATGACCCCAGTTACCAATAAAAAACCGAAACGACTCAAACACGTTGCTGTAAAAATAGGCCAGACAATAAGATCTTCACACAGATCTTGCCTTGTGGGAATGACCTGCTTGGCACTGGCAATTGGATGTTTCAGTTTCATCAAACTGGCCACCGCCCATTCAGGGCTTGAGCCGGAGATTCAAGAAATCACTGAGAAACTGATCAAGGATCCAAATAGTGTGGATCTGCTGGTTCGTCGTGGGCAAGTCTATCGGTCCAATGGGAAATACGTCGAATCCTTGCTTGATTTAGAACGGGCCTGGCTGCTGAACCGCGAGAACCGTACTGTTGTCTTACAACGCGCACTGACTCTCTCTGCCTTGGGCCGTGACAAGGAAGCCGAAAGCGCCTTAGATTATTTTCTTCAGGAAGAGTCGGACCCGAAACGAGTCTTTGCCTTGGCCGAACGCGCGAGCATTCATGCACGAAATGGTCAAACTGAACTGGCGATTACCGACTTTAACTCAGCCATTCAGTTGCAACCTACAATTGAGCTATACCTTGTTCGGGGGAAACT
This region includes:
- the lhgO gene encoding L-2-hydroxyglutarate oxidase, whose amino-acid sequence is MATSDFLVIGGGIIGINIARNLKRQFSDATVTIIEKENHCGAHASGRNSGVLHAGFYYSPESLKAKFTRLGNKRLTEYCESKQIPMNRCGKLVVAKDCSEHPALDELLRRGKINDIDLHAITEEEAKAIEPRVKTCQRALFSPTTSTVDPTKVLQSMTSDAIQEGVEVRCGVQYLKKTREGIFTSAGDFKVGYLINAAGLYADKIAKDFGFSEDYKILPFKGLYLYSNEPIGAIRTNIYPVPDLRNPFLGVHVTVTSEGKAKIGPTAIPAFWREQYSGFENFSVQECMDLTLRQMHLIGFSNFDFKKLAFQELRKYSRSHLVTLISALIDGVQPGQYTSWGRPGIRAQLVNMKEKSLQMDFVLEGDDKSMHILNAVSPGFTCSIPFSEYVCERVQAIMKTA
- a CDS encoding tetratricopeptide repeat protein, translating into MNKMTPVTNKKPKRLKHVAVKIGQTIRSSHRSCLVGMTCLALAIGCFSFIKLATAHSGLEPEIQEITEKLIKDPNSVDLLVRRGQVYRSNGKYVESLLDLERAWLLNRENRTVVLQRALTLSALGRDKEAESALDYFLQEESDPKRVFALAERASIHARNGQTELAITDFNSAIQLQPTIELYLVRGKLQESLGKLEDAAAGYQDGLAKLGDAILLKKGLIRVRMVQKQYSEALALVDEEIARSSVKTSWHLKRAEILDHMGRPDEAKLANEQALAEANRVLGKRQTAMQLLARAQVYQAMGRIEEAKNDLRVAIQKTPHFAEADDFLKTLESR